In candidate division KSB1 bacterium, a genomic segment contains:
- a CDS encoding DUF3343 domain-containing protein: protein MRDYAIVLVASASHALRAEALLKAEGMPCKVIPVPRWLSSDCGVCVRVLRRDASRALEILDQEGVVVRGLRNLEDGNLGGAHA from the coding sequence GTGAGGGACTACGCCATAGTTCTGGTGGCCTCGGCCTCCCATGCACTGCGTGCCGAGGCGCTGCTCAAGGCGGAGGGGATGCCTTGCAAGGTGATCCCAGTGCCTCGCTGGCTCAGTTCCGACTGCGGCGTCTGTGTGCGCGTGCTGCGCCGGGACGCGAGCAGGGCCCTGGAGATTCTGGACCAGGAGGGGGTCGTGGTCCGCGGGTTGCGCAATTTGGAAGATGG